In one window of Microtus pennsylvanicus isolate mMicPen1 chromosome 2, mMicPen1.hap1, whole genome shotgun sequence DNA:
- the Depdc7 gene encoding DEP domain-containing protein 7, whose product MRSGGGGADGGVSPAAVMATVREKAAALDLSALHSPAQRPPGFSVAQKPFGATYVWSSIINTLQTQVEVKRRRHHLKRHNDCFVGSEAVDVIYSHLTQNKFFGDVDIPRAKVVRVCQALMDYKVFEAIPTRVFGKDRKPAFEDSSCSLYRFTTIPTQSHENSAYSPSRYSDTLFKSPDIKSDSLEDLWENLSLKPANSPRINTSTRLPPQVINEVWKEETIGRLLQLVDLPFLDSLLKQQEDVPKVPQPKRQPDMVNTSNYLDRGILRAYGDSQADEWVSAAIDCLEYLPDQMVVDISRNFPEQPDRTDLVKELLFNALSKYYSTREPLLNHLGDVHNGIAELLVNGKTEIALEATQLFLKLLDSQNREEFRRLLYFMAVAAHPSEFKLQEESDNRMVVKRVFSKAIVNNKNLSKGKTDLLVLFLMDHQKDVFKIPGTLHKIVSVKLLAIQKGSDPNKDTGYIYCQRIEERDYASSTQKKTKDELLNLLKTINEDSQLSAKERKKLLGQFRKCHPDIFIEYFGD is encoded by the exons GTTTCAGTGTGGCCCAAAAGCCATTTGGAGCCACGTATGTGTGGAGTAGCATTATAAATACCCTGCAAACCCAAGTGGAAGTGAAGAGACGGCGGCACCACTTAAAGCGGCACAATGACTGCTTCGTCGGCTCAGAAGCTGTGGACGTCATTTACTCTCACTTAACTCAAAATAAGTTCTTTGGTGATGTCGATATTCCTCGGGCCAAAGTGGTGAGAGTATGCCAGGCTCTCATGGACTACAAAGTATTTGAAGCCATTCCAACCAGGGTCTTCGGAAAGGACAGAAAGCCTGCATTTGAGGACAGCAGTTGCAGCCTTTACAGGTTCACAACAATCCCTACCCAGAGCCACGAGAACAGCGCATACTCACCTTCCAG GTACTCAGATACATTATTTAAGTCACCTGATATCAAGTCGGACAGTTTGGAGGACCTGTGGGAAAATCTGAGTTTAAAGCCTGCCAACTCCCCTCGTATAAATACCTCTACCAGGCTGCCTCCTCAAG TTATTAACGAGGTATGGAAAGAGGAGACAATTGGACGTCTTCTACAACTTGTCGACCTTCCCTTTCTGGACTCCTTACTCAAGCAGCAAGAGGATGTACCTAAAGTCCCTCAGCCTAAGAGACAACCTGACATGGTCAACACCAGTAACTATCTGGACCGAGGGATTCTCAGGGCCTATGGTGACTCTCA GGCAGATGAGTGGGTCTCTGCGGCCATTGACTGCTTGGAGTATCTTCCCGACCAGATGGTTGTGGACATAAGCAGAAATTTTCCCGAGCAACCAGACAGAACAGACTTAGTGAAGGAACTTTTGTTCAACGCTCTCAGCAAATATTATAGTACCAGGGAGCCCCTGCTAAACCACCTGGGTGATGTTCACAATGGAATAGCGGAACTCCTAG TAAATGGGAAGACAGAAATAGCATTAGAAGCTACTCAGCTGTTTCTGAAGCTTCTGGATTCCCAAAATAGAGAAGAATTTAGAAGACTGCTTTACTTCATGGCTGTGGCAGCACATCCTTCTGAATTTAAATTACAGGAAGAA AGTGACAACCGGATGGTTGTGAAAAGGGTATTCTCAAAAGCTATTGTCAACAATAAAAACTTATCCAAAGGTAAAACCGATCTTCTTGTACTCTTCTTAATGGATCACCAAAAAGATGTTTTCAAG ATTCCTGGGACTCTACATAAAATTGTTAGTGTTAAACTTCTGGCCATACAAAAAGGAAGCGATCCTAATAAAGACACAG GCTATATTTATTGCCAGAGAATTGAGGAACGTGACTATGCTAGCAGtacacagaagaaaaccaaagacGAACTCTTGAACTTACTAAAGACTATTAATGAGGACTCACAACTCTCtgccaaggagagaaagaagctgcTAGGCCAGTTCCGCAAGTGTCATCCAGATATCTTCATTGAGTATTTTGGAGACTGA